In Acidobacteriota bacterium, the sequence TTCTTACTTCACCCGATGACCCGATCACCCGATGGCCCGATTCCTCGAGCAACAATGGGAGAAAGACAATCTTGACCATGATCCTGGCCGGCGACATCGGCGGTACGAGCGCAAGGCTTGCATATTTTGAAGGGCAGAACGGACGTTTGCGCCCCATCGTGGAAGAGGTCAAGCACAGCCACGATTACAGCAGTCTCTATGCCGCAGTGCTTGAATTCAGAGACAAGTATCGATACCAAATCGGGACTGCCTGCTTTGGTGTCGCCGGACCGGTGAATGAAGGCCGCGTCGAAGCTCCAAACCTGCCGTGGATCATCGACGAGAAGGAACTTGAGAAGGAACTCCGCCTGAACAAGGTTTACCTGATCAACGATCTCTTAGCTAACGCGCATGGACTCTCCGAGCTGTGCGCAGAAGATTTCGAGGTGATCGCTCCGGGAGTACCGGAAGCGAAGGGAAATCGTGCTGTCATTTCCGCCGGCACTGGATTGGGCGAAGCCGGACTATATTGGGACGGCGATGTGCATCATCCGTTTGCGGCCGAGGGTGGACACGCCGACTTTGCTCCAGCGAACGAGCTTCAGGCCGAACTTTGGCATTACCTGCACCAGAAGTTCGGCGGACACGTGAGTTGGGAGCGCGTCCTCTCTGGTCCCGGGCAGTTCAATATCTACGAGTTCCTGCGCGATACCGGAAAAGGGAAGGAAGAGGCCTGGCTCGCCGACGAAATCAAGGCGGGCGATGCTTCGGCAGTGATTTCAAAGCACGGTCTTTCGGGAAAGAGCCCGTTGTGCGTGCAGGCGGTAAATCTTTTTGTTGAGATCTACGGAGCAGCTGCGGGAAATCTGGCGCTCAAGTATCTGGCAACAGGTGGCGTCTACATCGGCGGCGGCATCGCGCCGAAGATTCTGCTCAAAATGAAGGAGCCGCGCTTCTTCCAGGCATTTTGCGATAAGGGACGCCTGCGTCCGCTGCTCGAGAACATTCCCGTGCGCGTGGTGCTGAATGACAAGACCGCGCTGCTCGGCGCGGGACATGTGGCGATGATGCATGCGGGGAGCGAGGTTGGGCAGGTGGCGATTGGGTGAAGGGAAGAATTGAGCCATCGGGTTATCGGCTGATCGGGTCATCGGGCAAAGTAAAAGCCAATTATTCTATGGTTGGGGTTTACTTTCTCCGCAAAGGCAGCAACTGATGTCCAAGCCCAGCATCCATGTACTCGAGGATCTTCAACAAGTCGCAGCGGCCGCTACCGACGAATTTGTTGCGCGCGCGAAGCGCGCGATTTCGCATCATGGGCGATTCACCGTCGCACTCTCGGGTGGATCGACGCCCAAAACGATGCACTCCATCCTGGCCGAGCGCTCGGCGAAGAATCCCAAGCTGGTGGACTGGTCGCGAGTGCAAATTTTGTTTGGCGATGAACGCCATGTGCCTCCCGATCATGCGGACAGCAATTACCGGATGGCTAAGGAGACTCTGCTGTCGAAGGTCCCAATTCCCGCGGCTAACATTCACCGCATTCACACCGAGAATCCCGATGCCGCCAAAGCAGCCGGAGAATACGATCGCGAACTGGTGAAGGTCTTTCAACTCAAGGGTGACGATCAGCTGCCGCGCTTCGATCTGATCTTTCTTGGGATGGGACCTGACGGTCACACCGCTTCGCTCTTTCCTGGTACAACGGCTGTTCATGAACTCAAGAAGCGCGTAGTCGCGAACTGGGTGCCGAAGTTCAATACGTGGCGGGTTACCTTCACGCGTCCTGTGATCAATCAGGCAGAATGCGTGTTGCTGATGGTCTGCGGGAAAGATAAAGCGCAGCCTTTCAGCGAGGTGATCGGTCAGGGTAGCCCGGATGTTTATCCAGTGAAGTATGTGCAGCCGACGCACGGAGAACTGATTTGGCTGGTGGATAGGGCGGCAGCAGCGACGCTCGCGCCAGCGACTAAGTGACTGCACTGTTGCGTTGTCATCCTGAGGCCCGATGTTGGCCGAAGGATCTCCCGGAATGCGTCGAACTTAGTCGCCCTCGCATGGCACTTTGGCCAAAAATGCCCGAGTTCTTGGTGAAAGAGCCGCACTGGCTGCAATCATGTCGGAAACATCGCGGGAGATCCTTCGGCCAACATCTGGCCTCAGGATGACAATTCATTAGTTCCCAAGTTCGCCGAGCAACATCGAAACATTTATCCTGCAACAAAGTGAACAGTCTGCAATCCGATAGAGATACTGCTGTAGCTAATTGCTAATCGCTAATTGCTGCTTTTCCGCTGCCTCTTCATGCGTAAAGAACACGAACGCCTAATCGAAGACAAGAATCGCGAAGTCTACTGGAAGCGCTGGGGGCCGTACCTCAGCGAGCGCGCGTGGGGCACAGTTCGCGAGGACTACAGTGCGAATGGCGATGCGTGGGGTTATTTCACTTTTGATCAGGCGCGATCGCGTGCATATCGCTGGAATGAAGATGGCATCGCCGGATTCTGCGATCGGCATCAGCTCATCTGCTTTGCCGTGGCCATGTGGAATGGGCATGATCCGTTTCTCAAAGAGCGGCTCTTTGGACTGAGCGGACAAGAAGGCAATCATGGAGAAGATGTAAAGGAATGCTACTTCTATCTGGACAACACACCGACGCATTCTTACATGAAGGCTTTGTACAAGTATCCGCAGCAGGAGTTTCCTTACCCGCGGCTGATTGAGGAGAACCGCCGGCGAACGCGCCTCGATCCCGAGTTCGAGCTGATGGATACCGGAATATTCGATGATGGGCGCTATTTCGACGTGTTTGTCGAATATGCGAAGGCGACGAGCGAGGACATACTGATTCGCATCACCGCGTGGAATCGCGGTCCCGAAACGGCACGGCTGCACCTGCTGCCGACGATCTGGTTTCGCAACCTCTGGTCGTGGAAAGACGATCCCGAGCAGATCAAGCCGAAGCTGGAGCGTATGGCTGACGTTCAGGGCATGCCTTTAATGCGCGTCTACCATCCCCAGTACGGCGAGCGCTGGCTCTTCGCCGAGGGATCGCCACAGCTTCTGTTCACGGAAAACGAGAGCAATCTGAGGCGTCTGTTCAACGCGCCTAATCGCGGCTTTTATCAGAAAGACGGCATCAACGATTACGTGGTGAAGGCGCAGCGCTATCGCATCAACGCAGAGCAGACCGGGACCAAGGCATCGGCGTATTACGACCTGGAGATCGCGCCGGGCGAGAGCGCGGTCGTCAAGCTGGTATTTACCGAAAACATCAACAGCATGCAGGATCATTTCGGGAAGGCATTCGATGAGGTTTTCCACGAACGAATCTTGGATGCCGACGAGTTCTATCGCGACATCATTCCGCAGTCGATGTCGCCTGAGGGTCGCAACATCATGCGCCAAGGCTTTGCCGGCATGCTTTGGTCGAAGCAGTTCTACAACTACGACGTGCGCACGTGGCTCGCGGGCGATCCCGCACAACCGCCGCCGCCCAAGGAAAGGCTTCAGGGCAGAAATCACGACTGGAGCCACTTCTACTCAGACGACATCATCTCCATGCCGGACAAGTGGGAGTATCCGTGGTTCGCGGCCTGGGATCTGGCTTTCCATTGTGTTCCGCTTGCTTTGATGGACTGGAACTTCGCCAAGGATCAGCTCACGCTGCTATGCCGCGAATGGTACATGCATCCCAATGGGCAGTTGCCTGCGTACGAGTGGAACTTCTCGGACGTGAATCCGCCGGTGCACGCCTGGGCTGCGCATCGCGTCTATCAGATCGAGCGGCGCATGACGGGCAAAGGGGACTTTGCTTATCTCGAGCGCATCTTTCACAAGCTGCTGATCAACTTCACCTGGTGGGTGAACCGGAAAGATACCTCAGGCAACAACATTTTTGAGGGAGGCTTCCTGGGACTGGACAACATCGGCGCCTTTGATCGCAGCATGAAGTTTCCGAGCGGCGTCTTCATGGAGCAATCCGATGGCACCAGTTGGATGGCTACTTACAGCCTCAGCATGCTGATGATCGCGCTGGATCTGGCGATGCAGGATCCCGTGTACGAGGATACGGCCATCAAGTTCTGGGAGCACTTCCTGTACATCGTGAACGCGATGAACCGCAGCATCGATGGCGAAGGGATCTGGGACGAGGAACAAGGCTTCTATTACGACGTGCTGCACGTTTCCGATGGCGAGCACATCCCCATGCGCATTCGTTCCATTGTGGGACTGGTGCCGCTGTTCGCCGTGCAGACACTCGAACCCGGACTGATGCAGCGCTTGCCGAACTTCGCGCACAGAATCCAGTGGTATCTGGAGCATCGTCCGGACCTTACAAGAAACATCGCATGCTTCCACGCCGAAGGCGTGAAGGAACGGCAACTGCTGGCGATCGTCGATGAAAAGCGTCTGCGGCGGATTTTGCAGATTATGCTCGACGAGAAGGAGTTCCTGTCGCCGTATGGAATCCGCAGCATCTCGCAGTTTCACCGCGATCATCCATTCAAGCTGGAGATTGGCGGACGCGAGTCTGTGGTGGACTATGAGCCAGGTGAGTCGACCACGAGTTTGTTCGGCGGCAACTCCAATTGGCGCGGCCCAATTTGGTTTCCTGTCAACTTCCTGATTATCGAGGCGCTGCAGCGCTATCACCACTACTACGGCGACAAGCTGAAAGTGGAGTGTCCGACCGGATCGGGAAACTCAATGAATCTCGGCCAGGTGGCGGCTGAGCTCTCCGATCGTTTAGCAGGCTTATTTACGCGAAACGCAGAGGGAAAGCGCCCGGCGCACGGGCGGAATCCGCTATTCCAAAGCGATCCTTACTGGAAAGACCTTGTGCTTTTTTATGAGTATTTCCACGCCGACACCGGCGCCGGACTGGGTGCGTCGCACCAGACGGGCTGGACCGGTCTGATCGCCAAGCTCATGCAGCAGAACGGCGAGCCTCAGATGCGGCGGGTGGGAGCATCGGCGAATGCAAGGAAGCAGACCAAAGTCGCGAAGTGATGCTAAGTTAACGTGCGCAAAATTTGCATCAGACCGTACAATGTCCTGCATCTCTGATTGAACTAATTCGATTTTTTCAGGAGACCGAATGAAACGACACGCAATCAGCTTGTTCGCTGTTGCACTATTCACCGCCGCTGTCTGGGCTCAGGGCGCAGAGTGGCAAATCGATCCCGCGCACACCACGGCTGGCTTCACCGTGCGCCACATGGGCATTAGCAATGTTCATGGCCGCTTTGTGAAGACCGCCGGCTCGGCAATGATTGACGACAATGACGTCACCAAGTCGAGTGTCACCGCGACCATGGAAGTCAATACGATCGACACAGGCAACGAGAATCGCGACAGCGACTTGAAGAGTCCGAATTACTTCGACGCCGCGCAGTTTCCCCAGATCACCTTCAAGTCGAAGAGCATCAGTAAGAATGGGGAGGGCAAACTGAAAGTTGTCGGTGACCTTACCATTCATGGCGTGACGAAGGAAGTTACCCTCGACGTGGATGGTCCATCAGCACCCATTGAGCGCGGTGGAGGTAAGCGTCGTGGACTTTCGGCATCGACCAGCGTCAACCGCAAAGACTTCGGCGTCGGAGCAAAAGCTCCGGCGGTGATGATTGGCGAAGAGATTAAGATCGACATCGATGCCGAGCTGACGCAGAAGGGGCCGGGGAAATAATACAATCGGGTGATCGGGTGGAGTAAGAACTCAAAAGGCGTTCGGCTATCGGCGTTCGGCTTTCTGCCAGGAAGCTCTCCTGTGAGTTACGCAGTAACACAGAGGCCGAAGGCCGACAGCCGAGTGCCGATGGCCATTTACTTGGCCCGATCACGCGATTCTTCATCCCTTCCCAAAAGGGTCCTCAAGCGACGGACTCTGCGGCGTGAATAGCTCGGCGCCGTTCTCGGTGATGTACATATCGTCCTCGAGCCGCACGCCGAATTCTCCGCGAATGTAAATCCCTGGCTCATCACTGAAAGCCATGCCCGGGCGCAGCGCGATGGTGTCACCACGCACTAGATACGGCCACTCGTGGCCGTCCATGCCAATGCCATGGCCGACGCGGTGCGTGAAGTATTTGTAGTCCGGTCCGTAGCCAGCGTCGGCGATCACCTTGCGCGCGGCTGCGTCCACTGATTGCGCTTCTACTCCGGGCCGCGCCTGCTGGCGCGCGGCGCTTTGAGCTCGGTGGACGATATCGAAGACCTTGCGCATCTTGTCGGTCGGTTTTCCAAGAACGAACGTTCGGCTGATGTCCGACTGATAGCCTTCCACCGAACAGCCATCGTCGATGAGGACGATTGTGCCTTCGCGGATGATCTGCGGCTTCGCCGATCCGTGCGGCAAGGCAGAAGCCTCGCCGGTGTTCACACTGGCTTCGCCACGAAATCCCAATTTGGAATAGGCAGCTTCGATGAGGTTGGCAAAGTCATATTGCGACATTCCCGCGTGCAAGGACTTGTAAACTGCCTCGTAGGCCTCAAGCGTCACCTGATTCGCCAGGCGCATGAGATCGAGCTCGTGCTGAGTCTTGATCATCCGGCATCCCGCAGTCACGGCAGTTGCGCTGGTGATGCTCGCTTGGGGTGCGCTTTTTGCGATGCCGTCGCTAAAGACAAATGTCGTGCGCTCTTCAATGCCAATGCGTCCACTGCTGATACCCCGATCTTTGAGCCCGGCGGCGACCAGGCGGTACGGATCCTCGTCCTCCTGCCACGTGCGAACGTCGGCGTTGTTGCCTTCGTGACCATTGGCGATCTGCTCGCGCGCCCGGTCCTCCTCGAATGCGGGACAGACGTAAAAAGGATTTCCCTTCGCGGGAAGAACCGCCGCGAACAGCCGCTCACTGTTCCACCAGCGAATGTTCGTGAAGTACACCAGCGAAGTGCCGCCGATCATCAGGATGGCGTCGAGGTTGTTCTCGCGCATCAGTTGGCGGGCCCGCTCCTGCCGCTGCTGCCGCTCCTCGATCGCGATTGGCTTGGCTTCAGCTTTGCGCGACTTCAGCTGCGCAATCGGCGCAGGAAGACTCGGCGCATTCTGTTCCTGGGCTGTCGAGATCGATGGGACGAGCGCAGTTGCTGCACCGAGTCCAGCAAGTTTGGTGAAGTCGCGGCGAGTGAGCATGAGTGAGCGAGATTATAGAAAGAATCGGGTGATCGGGCCATCGGGTGAAGTAAAAACTCAAAAGGCGTTCGGCTATCGGCGTTCGGCTTTCTGCCAGGAAGCTCTTCTGTGAGTTACACAGCAACCCAGAGGCCGAAAGCCGACAGCCGAGTGCCGATGGCCTTCTTACTTGGCCCGATGGCCCGATTCTTTACAGTCCTTTCTTCTCCCGAAATTCCCTGACTACATCGACCACGTCGCGGTGCTCGCCATCGACCGCATAGTTCATCCGCCGCATTTCGCCGTCAGAGATAGTGTTGGTGAGATCGTTCAGCGTCGTCGCGAGTTGAGGGAAGCGGCGCAGGGCTTTGTCGTTCACAATGGGAACAGCCTCGTACGGCGGGAAGTAGTGCAGGTCGTCTTCGAGCACCGCCATGTCCAGCGCTGCAATCAGACCGTCAGTGCCGTTGCCGGCGGCAAGATCTATCTGGTGATCCTTGAGAGCGCGATACAAGAGGCCAAGGTCCATCACGCGCGGCTTGCCGGCAAACGTAAGATCGTACCTCCTTACAAAGCCCGAATAGCCGTCCGGACGCTCGAGAAACTCGTAGCCGCAGCCGAACGTCCATTGCGGTGAGTAGGTTTTCGCTTGGGAGAGTTTCGATATGCCGAGTCTGCGCGCCTCCGCGCCGCGCATGACCATCGCAAACGAGTTGTTGAATCCGAGCGGCGAGATTACGGTGAGGTGAAATTGTTTCTCGTACTGCTCGCGCACTTGGTTGAAAACAACGTTCGCGTCCCAGTTTGGAGCTTGCTTCAGGATTGCTGTGAAGGCGGTGCCGGTATATTCGGGATAGAGATCGATACGGTCCGCCAACACTGCCTGGTGAGCGATATAGCTTCCTGCCAAATAAAATCGTCGCTCGACCTGTACGTGCAATTTGGCTTCGATGTGTTGTGCAATCAGTTCTGCGAGGACCACCTGCTCGCTGAAGTTCTTTGAGCCGACGACGATTCGGTTGGAGTGTGAGGGCTGACAGCCGGTGGTCAGGATGAGCAGCGTTGCAATCAAAGCCTGCAATACGGCATCTTTGGTCAAAGAGCCGCACCTGCGACCCAGCACTCTCAGGCATCCCGGGACGTCCTTCGGCCAAATCAGGGCCTTAGGATGACAGATTCCATGGTGCAAGCGGCATGGCAGAGACGCAGCATGCCGCATCTCTACCATGCAGCGTGGGCGGGCACGCGCTCTCATGGGTTGGGCACGCGGAGCCGCTTCTCGACTGCACCAAGCGCAATGTCGGCCACGATCGCGAGCAGGGCTGCGGGAATGGCTCCGGCAAGAATCAATTGATCGTTCACCATCGCGACGCCGCGAAAAATAAGTTCGCCGAGACCTCCTGCACCGACGGCCGCAGCTATCGTCGCAACTCCTACTGCAGTCACTGTTGCAATGCGAATTCCGGCGAGCATGAAGGGCGCGCTCAGCGGGAGCTCCACTTGCGTGAGAAGCTCGTTGCCTGTCATTCCCATTCCAATCGCCGCTTCTCTTACTGCGGGATCGATGCTCATGATCCCTGTGTAGGTGTTGCGCACAATTGGCAGCAGCGCGTACAGCACAAGCGCAACGATGGCCAGGCGATCAGCGCGTGCTCCCAGCCATGGAGCGGGCAGAAGAAACCCGAACAGCGCCAGACTAGGAATGGTCTGCAGAACGTTCGTTCCGCCCAGGACAGGTTTACGCAGCCATGGATTGCGGCTCACGAGGATTCCAAGCGGAATGCCAACAATCACGGCAAAAGCCATAGCAACGCCCACGAGCCACAGATGCTCGAGCGTGAGCGAGGCGATTTGGCCTCGGTTCCTGATGAAGAAGTTGAGCATATTAGATCGGCAACGCCGCTTCCCGAAACGGGCTCACATACTTCAGCACGCGTTCGTCCTGTGAATGGGCAAATTCCTGACTGCCGAACAGGCCGATCAACTTTCCCGAATCGAGCAACGCAATACGCGAGGCAAGCCGCAGGGCCTCGTGAAGATCATGGGTAACCATTACGACCGTCTTTCGCAGGCGCCGTTGCAGATCCAGAAACTCCTTCTGCAACTCCGCGCGAGTGATTGGATCGAGTGCGCCGAAGGGTTCGTCCATCAGCAGAATGCGGGGGTCGGCCGCCAGCGCCCTTGCCACCCCAACACGCTGCCGCTGGCCACCGGAGAGCTGATGTGGGTATCGAGTTCGCAAATTCGCGTCCAGCCCGACAAGCTGCATGAGTTCGGAGACGCGTGCTCTTACGCGATCCTCCGGCCAACGCTCAAGCCTCGGCACCACAGCGATATTGCCTTCCACAGAGTAGTGAGGAAAAAGTCCGGACTCCTGGATCACCCATCCGATCGATCGCAGCAACAGAATTGGATCCCACGAGATCGTGCTGCGGCTATTCACTTGTATTTCGCCATACGTAGGCGTAAGCAGGCGATTGATGAGCTTCAGCGCAGTGGTCTTACCCGCGCCACTTCGCCCGAGCAGAACCAGAGTTTCACCTGCGGAAACAGAGAAGCTGATGTCGCACAGCAAACTCTGATTGGCGAGTTTGTAGCCAACTTCACGGAATTCAATGACAGGCGAGGATCCGGAGCTCTCGTCCGTGCTGCTCATTTACTGGAATGGTATCGCAGGAAGGCGATCTTAGACGCGATCCGCGTCATTTCCAGCCAGTTGTGTGCGATTGCCAAATTTTGTCTACAATATGGGGCAGAGATCGCGTCACTCGGTTTTATCTCTACTTACCCCAAGAGGAGAGGAACAAGTGAAAAAACTGTTGACCATGGTATTTGCCCTCGCTCTGACAGCGTCGCTGAGCTTCGCTCAGGACAGCGCCCCGTCAGGACAGAGCGGAACAAGCGGAAGCACTGCGTCTTCGGGACAGACAGCCTCCGGTGACCAGAGCACGACCAAGACCACGACCACGACCACCAAGAAGCATCACAAGAAGCACAAGAAGAGCACCACCACTACGGACTCGGGAAGCACCGCTGGCACCTCGAACCCCAAATAAACTCTGCAAATCAAAAAACAAGGCCTCCCGATTTGGGAGGCTTTTGTTTGCCTACGTGGTTCCGGCCGCCCTCGGCCGGTACGGTGCGGGGACTCCATAAATATAGTTCGTGCGACTTTCCCGTTGATGATTTCCCATCAAAAGATCGAACCTTTGGAAGCCCCAGCCCATGCCCGGCCGAGGGCGGCCGGAACCACGCAGGCAAAAACTGTTATCCTTTGCGATTCCCATGTCGAGAGTAATTTCTTGCCTATATCTTCTGATCGTTTGTTCACCATTATTCTTCGCGCAAACTCCTGAACAGCGAACTTCCAATTATCTGGAATCCATACGCAAGAGTCCGCCGCTGCTTGCGGCTTTCTTGCGGGAAATGCCGAAAGGTGGAGACCTTCACAATCACCTAATCGGCGCAATTTATGCGGAGAGTTATCTGCAGTTCGCCGTCAACGACAAGCTGTGCATCGATCAAAAACATCTTACCTTTGCGCAGCCTCCATGCGACGAGTCACGGGATATCGTTCCCGCCGAACGGCTGACGAGTGATCCGACGCTCTACCGCTTGATGATCGACGCGCTTTCGATGCGCGACTTCGTTCCATACTCCATGCCGGGGAGCTCGGAGTCGGCTGAAGATCATTTTTTCCAGACCTTTGGGCGCTTCGTCGCAGTGGCAAATGCTCACACTGGAGAAACGCTTGCTGAAGTGGCTTCGCGCGCTGGACACCAGAATGAGTCGTACCTGGAGATGACAGTCGGATTCGACCGGAACTCCGGAGCGATTGGTTCCAAAACGGCTTGGAGCGATAACTTCGACGAACAACGCGAGAAGCTCAATGCTGCCGGAATCCAGAGCGCCGTCGCGGGCGTTCTGAAAATCCTCAACGACGCCGAGGCGGAGAAAGATCGTGTGCTCGGTTGTCCCGAAGCCGCCCATACCGATCCCGGATGCAAGGTGACGATCCGCTACATCTACGAGGTCTATCGCGGAACGGCGAAAGAGCAGGTCTTTGCTGAAATCATGACCGGGTTTGCCGTCGTGAAGGCCGATCCGCGGTTCGTAGCTGTGAATCCCGTGATGCCGGAAGACGGATACACCTCGATGCACGATTACGACCTGCACATGAGGATCTTTGATTACTTCCACAAGCTCTATCCCGACGTGCACCTCACGGAACATGCGGGTGAGCTCGCTCCAGGTCAGGTACCGCCGAGCGGGCTGCGTTCGCATATTGGCGAGGCGATCCATACCGGTCATGCGCAGCGCATCGGACACGGAGCGGATGTGATGCAGGAAGATCGTCCGCTCGAGCTCTTGCGAGAGATGGCGCAGAAGCAGATCGCGGTGGAGATTTGTCTCACAAGCAATGATCTGATTCTCGGCGTTAAAGGGGATCGGCATCCTTTCCCGGTGTACCGCAAGTATGGAGTGCCGGTCGTGATCGCTACCGATGATGAGGGTGTTTCGCGGAGCGATATGACGCATGAGTATGTGCGGGCTGTTCAGGCTTATGGGCTGACGTATGCGGAATTG encodes:
- the glk gene encoding glucokinase, with the translated sequence MILAGDIGGTSARLAYFEGQNGRLRPIVEEVKHSHDYSSLYAAVLEFRDKYRYQIGTACFGVAGPVNEGRVEAPNLPWIIDEKELEKELRLNKVYLINDLLANAHGLSELCAEDFEVIAPGVPEAKGNRAVISAGTGLGEAGLYWDGDVHHPFAAEGGHADFAPANELQAELWHYLHQKFGGHVSWERVLSGPGQFNIYEFLRDTGKGKEEAWLADEIKAGDASAVISKHGLSGKSPLCVQAVNLFVEIYGAAAGNLALKYLATGGVYIGGGIAPKILLKMKEPRFFQAFCDKGRLRPLLENIPVRVVLNDKTALLGAGHVAMMHAGSEVGQVAIG
- the pgl gene encoding 6-phosphogluconolactonase → MSKPSIHVLEDLQQVAAAATDEFVARAKRAISHHGRFTVALSGGSTPKTMHSILAERSAKNPKLVDWSRVQILFGDERHVPPDHADSNYRMAKETLLSKVPIPAANIHRIHTENPDAAKAAGEYDRELVKVFQLKGDDQLPRFDLIFLGMGPDGHTASLFPGTTAVHELKKRVVANWVPKFNTWRVTFTRPVINQAECVLLMVCGKDKAQPFSEVIGQGSPDVYPVKYVQPTHGELIWLVDRAAAATLAPATK
- a CDS encoding glucosidase — protein: MRKEHERLIEDKNREVYWKRWGPYLSERAWGTVREDYSANGDAWGYFTFDQARSRAYRWNEDGIAGFCDRHQLICFAVAMWNGHDPFLKERLFGLSGQEGNHGEDVKECYFYLDNTPTHSYMKALYKYPQQEFPYPRLIEENRRRTRLDPEFELMDTGIFDDGRYFDVFVEYAKATSEDILIRITAWNRGPETARLHLLPTIWFRNLWSWKDDPEQIKPKLERMADVQGMPLMRVYHPQYGERWLFAEGSPQLLFTENESNLRRLFNAPNRGFYQKDGINDYVVKAQRYRINAEQTGTKASAYYDLEIAPGESAVVKLVFTENINSMQDHFGKAFDEVFHERILDADEFYRDIIPQSMSPEGRNIMRQGFAGMLWSKQFYNYDVRTWLAGDPAQPPPPKERLQGRNHDWSHFYSDDIISMPDKWEYPWFAAWDLAFHCVPLALMDWNFAKDQLTLLCREWYMHPNGQLPAYEWNFSDVNPPVHAWAAHRVYQIERRMTGKGDFAYLERIFHKLLINFTWWVNRKDTSGNNIFEGGFLGLDNIGAFDRSMKFPSGVFMEQSDGTSWMATYSLSMLMIALDLAMQDPVYEDTAIKFWEHFLYIVNAMNRSIDGEGIWDEEQGFYYDVLHVSDGEHIPMRIRSIVGLVPLFAVQTLEPGLMQRLPNFAHRIQWYLEHRPDLTRNIACFHAEGVKERQLLAIVDEKRLRRILQIMLDEKEFLSPYGIRSISQFHRDHPFKLEIGGRESVVDYEPGESTTSLFGGNSNWRGPIWFPVNFLIIEALQRYHHYYGDKLKVECPTGSGNSMNLGQVAAELSDRLAGLFTRNAEGKRPAHGRNPLFQSDPYWKDLVLFYEYFHADTGAGLGASHQTGWTGLIAKLMQQNGEPQMRRVGASANARKQTKVAK
- a CDS encoding protein yceI precursor, coding for MKRHAISLFAVALFTAAVWAQGAEWQIDPAHTTAGFTVRHMGISNVHGRFVKTAGSAMIDDNDVTKSSVTATMEVNTIDTGNENRDSDLKSPNYFDAAQFPQITFKSKSISKNGEGKLKVVGDLTIHGVTKEVTLDVDGPSAPIERGGGKRRGLSASTSVNRKDFGVGAKAPAVMIGEEIKIDIDAELTQKGPGK
- a CDS encoding aminopeptidase P family protein, producing the protein MLTRRDFTKLAGLGAATALVPSISTAQEQNAPSLPAPIAQLKSRKAEAKPIAIEERQQRQERARQLMRENNLDAILMIGGTSLVYFTNIRWWNSERLFAAVLPAKGNPFYVCPAFEEDRAREQIANGHEGNNADVRTWQEDEDPYRLVAAGLKDRGISSGRIGIEERTTFVFSDGIAKSAPQASITSATAVTAGCRMIKTQHELDLMRLANQVTLEAYEAVYKSLHAGMSQYDFANLIEAAYSKLGFRGEASVNTGEASALPHGSAKPQIIREGTIVLIDDGCSVEGYQSDISRTFVLGKPTDKMRKVFDIVHRAQSAARQQARPGVEAQSVDAAARKVIADAGYGPDYKYFTHRVGHGIGMDGHEWPYLVRGDTIALRPGMAFSDEPGIYIRGEFGVRLEDDMYITENGAELFTPQSPSLEDPFGKG
- a CDS encoding ABC transporter substrate-binding protein; amino-acid sequence: MRHAASLPCRLHHGICHPKALIWPKDVPGCLRVLGRRCGSLTKDAVLQALIATLLILTTGCQPSHSNRIVVGSKNFSEQVVLAELIAQHIEAKLHVQVERRFYLAGSYIAHQAVLADRIDLYPEYTGTAFTAILKQAPNWDANVVFNQVREQYEKQFHLTVISPLGFNNSFAMVMRGAEARRLGISKLSQAKTYSPQWTFGCGYEFLERPDGYSGFVRRYDLTFAGKPRVMDLGLLYRALKDHQIDLAAGNGTDGLIAALDMAVLEDDLHYFPPYEAVPIVNDKALRRFPQLATTLNDLTNTISDGEMRRMNYAVDGEHRDVVDVVREFREKKGL
- a CDS encoding ABC transporter ATP-binding protein, yielding MSSTDESSGSSPVIEFREVGYKLANQSLLCDISFSVSAGETLVLLGRSGAGKTTALKLINRLLTPTYGEIQVNSRSTISWDPILLLRSIGWVIQESGLFPHYSVEGNIAVVPRLERWPEDRVRARVSELMQLVGLDANLRTRYPHQLSGGQRQRVGVARALAADPRILLMDEPFGALDPITRAELQKEFLDLQRRLRKTVVMVTHDLHEALRLASRIALLDSGKLIGLFGSQEFAHSQDERVLKYVSPFREAALPI
- a CDS encoding adenosine deaminase, with product MPGRGRPEPRRQKLLSFAIPMSRVISCLYLLIVCSPLFFAQTPEQRTSNYLESIRKSPPLLAAFLREMPKGGDLHNHLIGAIYAESYLQFAVNDKLCIDQKHLTFAQPPCDESRDIVPAERLTSDPTLYRLMIDALSMRDFVPYSMPGSSESAEDHFFQTFGRFVAVANAHTGETLAEVASRAGHQNESYLEMTVGFDRNSGAIGSKTAWSDNFDEQREKLNAAGIQSAVAGVLKILNDAEAEKDRVLGCPEAAHTDPGCKVTIRYIYEVYRGTAKEQVFAEIMTGFAVVKADPRFVAVNPVMPEDGYTSMHDYDLHMRIFDYFHKLYPDVHLTEHAGELAPGQVPPSGLRSHIGEAIHTGHAQRIGHGADVMQEDRPLELLREMAQKQIAVEICLTSNDLILGVKGDRHPFPVYRKYGVPVVIATDDEGVSRSDMTHEYVRAVQAYGLTYAELKKIVRDSIAYSFVEPPVRAKLLSDLDARFREFEGRKW